Proteins encoded together in one Prevotella scopos JCM 17725 window:
- a CDS encoding YicC/YloC family endoribonuclease, with amino-acid sequence MILSMTGYGKAVIAYKEKKINVELKSLNSKSFDLSARIAPLYREKEMEVRRLLAQKLERGKVDFSLWVEKEATIDATPINAALVENYYKQIKSISSSTGIPEPQDWFTILLRLPDITTKTEIEVLDEEEWEIAQQAINEALEKLIEFRKQEGAALQKKFDEKIDNISTLLKSIEPFEKSRVPKIKEKIIDGLKQIPEVDYDKNRLEQELIYYIEKLDINEEKQRLTNHLKYFKETMQENGHGIGKKLGFIAQEMGREINTTGSKSNQAEMQNIVIKMKDELEQIKEQVLNVL; translated from the coding sequence ATGATACTATCAATGACAGGCTATGGCAAAGCCGTTATAGCCTACAAGGAAAAGAAAATCAACGTTGAGTTGAAATCACTTAATAGTAAGTCTTTCGACCTCTCAGCACGCATCGCACCTCTCTACAGAGAAAAGGAAATGGAAGTCCGCCGTTTGCTCGCACAAAAGCTAGAACGTGGGAAAGTTGACTTCTCGCTATGGGTTGAAAAAGAGGCTACCATTGACGCTACCCCTATCAATGCTGCACTTGTAGAGAATTATTATAAACAAATTAAATCTATCTCGTCATCTACAGGTATTCCAGAACCACAAGATTGGTTTACAATACTTCTCCGTCTTCCTGACATAACAACTAAGACTGAGATTGAAGTCTTGGACGAAGAAGAATGGGAGATAGCACAACAGGCTATCAACGAAGCGCTTGAAAAACTTATTGAATTCCGCAAGCAGGAAGGAGCAGCCTTGCAGAAGAAGTTTGATGAGAAGATTGACAACATCAGCACCCTTCTTAAAAGTATCGAACCATTTGAGAAGAGCCGTGTACCAAAGATTAAAGAAAAAATCATCGATGGTCTCAAACAGATTCCTGAGGTTGACTATGACAAGAATCGCCTTGAGCAGGAACTGATTTATTACATTGAGAAGCTCGACATCAACGAAGAAAAGCAGCGACTGACCAACCATCTCAAATACTTTAAGGAGACAATGCAGGAGAATGGTCATGGAATTGGCAAAAAACTCGGTTTCATCGCTCAGGAGATGGGTCGAGAGATTAATACAACAGGATCTAAGAGCAACCAAGCTGAGATGCAGAACATCGTCATTAAGATGAAGGACGAACTGGAGCAGATTAAGGAACAGGTTCTGAACGTCTTGTAA
- the nadD gene encoding nicotinate (nicotinamide) nucleotide adenylyltransferase — translation MKPSNNITQQKTPLLSERSGEASGRTSIGIFGGSFNPIHNGHITLAKAFLEKENLDEVWFMVSPQNPFKVNQQLLADHLRLELVRKAIAHNPQFKASDYEFQLPKPSYTWNTLQHLRHDYPTYRFTLLVGGDNWAAFDRWYHAEDILANYKIVVYPRLGQEIDKTILPANVSLLQTPLINVSSTDIRHRVEQREDISRLVPADIENEIQRLYSAITPIGRNRFQLRK, via the coding sequence ATGAAACCATCAAACAACATTACCCAGCAAAAAACTCCCCTCCTTTCGGAGAGGTCGGGGGAAGCTTCAGGGAGGACTTCCATCGGTATCTTTGGTGGTTCTTTCAACCCAATCCATAACGGGCATATTACCCTTGCAAAGGCTTTTCTTGAGAAAGAAAACTTAGATGAGGTTTGGTTTATGGTTTCCCCTCAAAATCCATTTAAGGTTAACCAGCAGCTTTTAGCTGACCACCTACGCTTAGAATTAGTGCGTAAGGCAATCGCTCACAACCCACAATTCAAGGCTTCGGACTATGAATTCCAACTTCCGAAACCTTCTTACACTTGGAACACGCTACAGCATCTCAGACATGACTACCCAACTTATCGTTTCACCCTTCTTGTTGGAGGTGACAATTGGGCAGCTTTCGACCGATGGTATCATGCAGAAGATATCCTTGCCAATTACAAAATCGTTGTTTATCCACGACTTGGTCAAGAGATAGATAAAACTATACTACCTGCAAACGTTAGTTTACTTCAAACTCCACTCATAAATGTTAGTAGCACCGATATCCGTCACCGAGTAGAGCAAAGGGAAGACATCAGCAGACTTGTACCTGCAGATATTGAGAATGAAATCCAACGACTTTATTCAGCCATAACACCTATTGGGAGAAATAGATTCCAACTAAGGAAATGA
- a CDS encoding phosphoethanolamine transferase, with protein sequence MKFAKYAVNSLNKAYQPIKDNASFFFFMYLIGILVSYAELPTNNPHATVYSNLWLELFLDLYIICIILTLIPLKVRRWIRAFLYIIAYSTSLIDLFCWVKFQSALNPSMLLLVGETDKREASEFFSSYFTFDLIFSSVGLLLLVILFHILTTFLKKIKLPPAISYKVTVAKQIINHSHHILGGICLVFLGWAIESSAHNKKEMVQMFSLDTIGSVEHELTTDDCAQFYLPLYRLAFSIFSNELASQQVERLIEAKDKMSVDSCSFKSPNIILIIGESYGKLHSQQYGYFMPTTPRQIKREKSGLLIPFKDVVAPWNLTSFVFKNVFSLHVVGQKGEWCDYPLFPSLFRKAGYHVTFITNQFLPKAKQAVYDFSGGFFLNHPELSEAMFDSRNTQLYRFDRGLLDDYDKNQEQHNTDHNLIIFHLLGQHVKYKQRFPSDRRHFKADDYVKKRADLDGKQREMLADYDNAVLYNDSIVDAIISRFEDKDAIIIYMPDHGEECYEGNRGFICRKHSAAIDYDLAHYEFEIPFWIFCSYKYAAKHPDIFKEIIGAKNRRFMTDALPHMLLYLAGIHTKDYHAEYNILSPQYNENRPRILKNTTDYDKLIRPSEQESPLKRR encoded by the coding sequence ATGAAATTTGCTAAATACGCAGTCAACTCATTGAATAAGGCATATCAGCCCATTAAGGACAACGCCTCATTCTTTTTCTTTATGTACCTTATCGGTATATTAGTATCGTATGCAGAATTACCTACAAACAACCCACATGCTACGGTATATAGTAACCTATGGTTAGAGTTGTTTCTCGACCTATACATTATCTGCATCATTCTCACGCTGATTCCTCTAAAGGTTCGTCGATGGATTCGTGCTTTTTTGTATATCATCGCCTACAGCACGAGCCTTATCGACCTTTTCTGTTGGGTAAAGTTCCAATCGGCGTTGAATCCGTCAATGCTCCTACTTGTTGGAGAAACTGACAAACGTGAGGCAAGCGAGTTTTTTAGTAGTTATTTTACGTTTGACCTTATCTTCTCAAGTGTAGGATTACTACTGCTTGTTATACTTTTTCATATCCTTACAACATTTCTGAAGAAGATAAAACTGCCACCAGCTATTAGCTATAAGGTTACAGTGGCGAAACAAATAATTAACCATAGTCACCACATTCTTGGGGGCATTTGTCTCGTATTTCTTGGTTGGGCGATTGAATCATCTGCTCACAACAAGAAAGAAATGGTTCAGATGTTCTCTTTGGACACCATCGGCTCTGTTGAACACGAGTTGACAACAGACGATTGCGCACAATTTTATTTACCCCTTTACCGCCTTGCTTTCAGTATTTTCTCCAACGAGTTAGCATCGCAACAAGTTGAACGTCTCATCGAAGCAAAAGACAAGATGAGTGTAGATAGTTGCTCCTTCAAATCGCCAAATATCATCCTTATCATCGGAGAAAGCTACGGAAAGCTCCATTCACAACAATATGGCTATTTCATGCCAACTACTCCTCGCCAGATTAAACGTGAGAAGTCAGGTTTGCTCATACCATTTAAGGATGTCGTAGCACCGTGGAATCTAACTAGCTTCGTGTTTAAAAACGTATTTTCTCTACACGTTGTAGGCCAAAAAGGCGAGTGGTGTGATTACCCACTTTTCCCTTCACTATTCCGAAAGGCAGGCTATCACGTAACCTTCATCACCAATCAGTTCTTACCAAAGGCGAAGCAGGCTGTGTATGATTTTAGTGGTGGGTTCTTCCTTAATCACCCAGAACTTTCAGAGGCAATGTTCGATTCACGAAACACGCAATTATATCGATTTGATCGTGGTTTGCTCGATGATTACGACAAAAATCAGGAACAACACAATACCGATCATAACCTCATCATCTTCCATCTGCTCGGACAGCATGTTAAATATAAACAACGTTTCCCAAGCGACCGACGTCACTTCAAAGCTGATGATTATGTTAAGAAACGTGCCGATCTTGATGGCAAACAACGAGAGATGTTAGCTGATTACGATAATGCCGTACTCTATAATGACTCCATTGTTGATGCCATCATCAGTCGTTTTGAGGATAAAGATGCCATCATTATCTATATGCCTGACCATGGTGAAGAATGCTATGAGGGGAATCGCGGTTTCATCTGCCGTAAACACTCGGCTGCCATTGACTATGACTTGGCGCACTATGAATTTGAAATTCCTTTCTGGATTTTCTGCTCTTACAAGTATGCTGCTAAGCATCCTGATATTTTCAAAGAAATAATCGGTGCTAAGAACCGACGCTTTATGACGGATGCCCTGCCCCACATGCTACTTTATCTGGCGGGTATTCATACGAAAGACTATCATGCTGAGTATAACATTCTGAGTCCACAATACAACGAAAATCGACCAAGAATACTCAAGAATACAACGGATTACGATAAGCTAATCCGACCTTCTGAGCAGGAATCACCTCTGAAGAGGAGGTAA
- the gmk gene encoding guanylate kinase → MNKLSSENQSANITPAANIQEDTSNITSSPDNSHDNPSDTPVLRRGQGKLLIFSAPSGAGKSTIVQWLMQEHPEFELAFSISCTTRAPRGTEQNGIEYIFLSPEQFKEKIAKGEFLEYEEVYENRFYGTLKSQVESQSAAGQNVIFDVDVKGGCNIKKFYGDRALSLFIQPPSIEELRRRLVGRQTDSADAIEHRLAKASEELTFSDKFDKIIVNDDLEKAKQKTYEIVKAFLEG, encoded by the coding sequence ATGAACAAGCTTTCATCTGAAAACCAATCTGCTAATATAACACCAGCAGCAAATATACAGGAGGACACTTCTAATATCACATCGTCTCCTGACAACTCCCACGACAACCCGTCAGACACTCCCGTCCTTCGGAGGGGTCAGGGCAAATTGCTCATTTTCTCGGCTCCTTCCGGTGCAGGCAAAAGTACCATCGTCCAATGGTTGATGCAGGAACATCCTGAATTTGAACTGGCTTTTTCAATTAGTTGCACCACTCGTGCCCCACGTGGCACAGAACAGAATGGCATAGAATATATCTTCCTTTCTCCTGAGCAGTTTAAGGAGAAGATTGCTAAGGGTGAGTTCCTCGAGTATGAAGAGGTTTATGAAAACCGTTTTTATGGCACCTTAAAATCACAAGTAGAGAGCCAGTCTGCAGCAGGACAGAACGTTATCTTTGATGTTGATGTGAAGGGTGGCTGTAACATCAAGAAGTTCTATGGTGATCGTGCTTTAAGCCTTTTCATACAACCTCCATCGATAGAAGAACTACGTCGCCGTCTTGTTGGGCGACAAACCGACAGCGCAGACGCAATAGAGCATCGTCTTGCTAAGGCTTCAGAAGAACTGACTTTTAGCGATAAATTCGACAAGATTATCGTCAATGACGACCTAGAGAAGGCCAAGCAGAAAACTTATGAGATTGTAAAAGCGTTTTTAGAGGGATAA
- the tsaB gene encoding tRNA (adenosine(37)-N6)-threonylcarbamoyltransferase complex dimerization subunit type 1 TsaB → MSCILNIDTSTNVCSVAVSQDGTCIFEKQDTLDPKHREKLGTFVDEALAFTDKNGLPLDAVAVSSGPGSYTGLRVGVSMAKGICYGRGVKLLAVPTLELLTVPVLLHHEEVENNALLVPMIDARRMEVYSAVYDRALKEVRGIQADVVDENTYKEYLDCGPVYFFGNGAEKCMEIINHPNAHLIKGIDALAKNMFPLAEKRIAQEKFEDVAYFVPFYLKDFVAKEAKPLL, encoded by the coding sequence ATGTCTTGTATATTAAACATTGATACGAGTACAAATGTGTGCTCTGTTGCAGTTAGTCAGGATGGAACTTGTATTTTCGAAAAGCAAGATACGCTCGATCCTAAGCATAGAGAAAAGTTAGGAACATTTGTAGATGAGGCTCTTGCCTTTACAGATAAGAATGGATTGCCATTGGATGCAGTGGCAGTTAGTAGTGGTCCTGGTTCGTACACTGGTCTGCGTGTTGGCGTGTCCATGGCAAAAGGTATTTGCTATGGACGAGGAGTGAAGTTGTTGGCAGTGCCTACATTGGAGCTGTTGACTGTGCCTGTCTTATTACATCATGAAGAGGTTGAGAACAATGCGCTCCTCGTGCCGATGATTGATGCGCGCCGTATGGAAGTTTATTCTGCGGTATATGACCGTGCTTTAAAAGAAGTGCGTGGTATTCAGGCTGATGTGGTTGACGAGAATACTTACAAGGAGTATCTTGATTGTGGTCCTGTCTATTTCTTCGGAAATGGCGCAGAGAAGTGTATGGAGATTATCAATCATCCTAATGCACACTTAATCAAGGGTATTGATGCCTTGGCTAAGAATATGTTCCCTTTAGCTGAGAAGCGTATTGCACAAGAGAAGTTTGAGGATGTAGCTTACTTTGTCCCATTCTA